The sequence GTCCATGTTGTTTCATGGATATCCATAGTTTGCTTCAATGCCCATGGCTATATACAAAATGTCCACAAAGAGGTTGTACCGGCACTAGGAAGTTGAAGGAGTCCATTCCGGAGAACATAAGGTATTTGGAATGTGAATATGCTAATTTTCTTAGAGAAGCACAAtgtttggaggatgcaatgaaagaTGTAATCAAACAATAAAAAGTTGACGAACTCTGCAAGAACTTCAAACTTAAAGGAAAGGTGGGTTTTGAATGCATCAAGTGGATTCCATGTGAAGGCTGAGGGTTGTAATTTCTTTATGGAAATGCACCGGTCCAGTGCAAAAATAACATATGAAAAACGTTTCTGGAAATGTCCTGAATGTCAAATGGTGGAATGGACTGAATAAGTGTTCTTATGTTTTAGTTTAATCAATTAAGAGTTTGAATATGAACTGATGTAATGTGCTTTATAATTAGTAAAAGCGTTGTTGTTCTTATTTTAAAGAGTTTAAATTTGATGAACATGATGTACtgtgcttttacaataattaaccACGTGCAACAAGCATTTAAACCATTAGGCGACCCAATTGGACGAGTtatgtctcgtgagggtttacatagaggtataCTCACAAAACTTTTCATCATTTAAGTTGTTTACTCTTCATCTGAATCTTCAGAGGATGAATCTTCTGCACTTTGTGGGTTATACTCATCAGGGATGTTGTTTTTCAACATCAAGTAGCAGTTATAAAAGCGGAAAGTCGAGTGGTGCTTTTTGAAATAACTTGTCAAATCCCCCTCCTCTTACAAccaaagaaaataatataaattacaATTTAATTATTAAACATTAATAACTACACATACTTAGGTATAAATAGGTTATTGGCTTACGATCTCAGATGTTACCGGAGCCCTAAATAGGTAtaacttttttttgttatgtaTTTTGTCACTTCAGAAGTTATAATGTTTAATCTTGTTCTTAGATAATCACTGGTTCTTTCATTTGGATAGCCAGTATTTATAATAAACCTTTGGAGCAACTGCTCCCAAATGTTTCCGTCAACTCCTTCTTCATTCTGTTGATAAACTTCGATCCATGAACTAATAATCACTTCGTCTTCTGCCGGATTATAATCCACCATAATTAAGAAAGAAATGTGTTGGTTTGTAAATAATAATTTGGAAACAGGTGTGTTTTCTTTTTGAGATGCAAATAAAAATAGGTCGAACTTGATGTGTTTATTGCTAAGCCATATGTGATCTATTTATACATGGTAAGTATACATATCCATATATTGTACAAAGAGGTTACACTTACTGTGCAAAGAGATTTCACTTGGAAGTGTACATATCCATATATTGTACAAAGAGATTGCACGGATAAGTATACATATCCAAATAATGTACAAAGAAATTACACGGATAAGTATACATATCCAAATACTGTACAAAGAGATTGCATGGAGTAATCTACTATTATACCGAAATAAGAAACTCATAATTGTAAACCACATGTCTATAAGATAAAAACGTATTCATTTTGATACATAAttcaagcccaaaaataatttaAAGTCCATCCTACATATGCCTTAGCATTAAAACTTTTAAACAAACACAAAACTTAAATAGTTATCATTCATCCTCTTCCTCATcgtcgtcgtcatcatcatcatcaccaacatcatcatcatctccatcatcttCGTATTCGTATACCACATGTCCGTCTCCATAAACATATTCGTCTGCATTTTCAAAGTCATCTGGGATTTGGTCATTGTAATCTCCATAATAATCAAATGCACCATCCTCGTTTTCACCGGGAACAATTTCTTCTTATAAATCCGTATCATCATAATCTCCATATGATGATGGAAGTACCAAGTATTCCAAACTAGAAAAGTCCCCTTCCTGGCCTCTTCTACCCAGATTCGCATCAATGTGCTTGACAAGATCCGTTCTTAATTGTAGGTGCATTTCTTGGTTTTTCAGACTTGACATAAAAGCACGACCTTCATTGGTAGGTTCTGGAATCGGAACATGAACAACTCTGCCCCAATCCGTATCCCGATGTTCATGCACAATGATCATGTTGTGTAAAATAAGACAACATTTCATAATTAGGTTCAAGTCATGCTCATACCAATACTTGCACGGTGATCCGAAAATTCGGATTTAGCTTGAAGCTAGCACTCCAAAAGCACGCTCGACATCCTTTATTTTAGACATTTAATACTTGTTGAATCTCACATACTCTGGAATGTCCAATGTATGACTGAAATCTTGTACAATTGTAGTCAACTTTGGATAGATACCATCGGCTAAGAAATAATCCATATTGTATTGGTGACCTTTGATGGCATAATTACATGGAGATGTTACACCCTTTAGCATGTTATCGAAAAGGGGTGAGTGTGCCAACACATTCAAATTGTTGTTTGATCCCGGCATTcgaaaaaagcatgccaaaaccacaaATCATATGATGCCACCGCCTTTAAAACCATAGTACTCTCTTTCTCTTTACCCCAGTAAACTCCTTGCCAAGCTATCGGACAATTATTCCATGGCCACTGCATACAATCAACTCTACCAAGCATTCCTGGAAATCCTCGTTCGGCATTCTCAGCTAACAACCTCTAAACATCTTCAGGAGTGGGTTGACGCAAATATCTTTCTCCAAAAGCCATGCAAACGGTGTGGCAAAATCTTTTTAGATAATAGTATATTGTGGTGGCACCCATACGAGTGTAATCACAACACTATCAGCTGCCGTACTTTTGCACAAACATTTCATTACAACAACTAATTTCATATGTGGAGAATGCCCCATAGTACTAGTTGCATCCGTACGTTGATGCCATTCCGGATCCACTTCAAGCAATTTTCCTAACAATTTATCGAATAATTCTTCCCTCATGCCTAAACGTTGTTTTAATTGTCTTGAGGTATAACCAGTTCCCGGTGTAAAATAATTATTCATCATTTTCGCATCATGCCACGCTCGATCTCGAGTAATTACACTACGAGTCTACACCTCTCTAGGTATCGGTTTTCGAATGATACGCAGTCGTTCATCCAAACACAATTGTGTAAACATTAGAaaagcttgttcttcttcattacTAGAAGTATCTAAATGTATTCCGTATTTAATTCTCACATAAGCACGCATAAGACTCATTTTGTACCTTCCCAAACAAAAATTTGTCTATACCATACATAAATACAATCCAATCAATGTGATAATACATCAATAGAATAGTAGTTTACAAACATTTCATTCAACAAATCAAGAGATGCATCACACAAAAAGACATAATATTGGATTTTTCACTAAATCAATGTCTTAATAATATTATTGAATTGCATACTACATAACCAACCAACTTAATatcaactaaaatcaaaatcaaagtaattttaaaccctaaaattacaaTCACTCACCTTTGATGATTTTGTGGATGGAAAACGAAATTGAAGGATGAATTTGTTTCACATTGGAGTAACGATCAAACCCTTTTAATTTAAGCCAACGAATCGCAATGAATCACCATGAAATCAAAGGGGGGTTGGAGAGGTTTTTAGGGAGAaagaaaatagagaagaagagGAAGCCGGAGGAAAGATCGTTCTCCTGGAACTTTATTCCTCTGTGACGGAAACCGAGTTTCCTTCTGGTCAAGTCAACGAGTTGACTGTgacggaaactcagtttccatATGGCACTATTGAGAGATTCCGTCACATGTAGGGAAGGGACGCAAGGCCACCATACTGGAGTTGCCTTGTGACATGTATCCCTTCCCTACaaatgagggatagggaagggatgaggCCAAGCACTTATGGCTGAAAGACTATGAAAGTTATCTAAATGTTATTGCTGCCAGAGATCATCAGTGCTTGGGGAGAAATCGAAAGATTAAAGAAGGTTCCTTTTTTTGAAACGATGATCAAGTCAGGGAGGATTAACTGCGTGGAGGATATAAACAAGATTGTTGAGGAACTTTATTAAGAAGCTCTTGAAGTGGATAGGCTTCCTGTAGATAAGCGTATACCTGTAATGTGCAAAGGGAACCTGGGACATTTATTTTACTGAAgcaaaaatgttactgaagaaaaAGCATAAAGAATATTTTACAGTTTCACGATTTAAGAAAATCTAATTTCAAGAGTCAGTTAAAGTATAATTGTCCAGAGAACGAGCCACGcatttttccttttctctttCAAGACTGTTCCCATGTAAATTCCTCTGAAAAAGCACCGGAGAAGATAAAGAATGTCGGGACAAGTGCCGAGGAGAATGACCCATTGTTGGCCACGTCAGGCCTACCTGCCACGTTAGCTTTGCCTGCAAGGTCATTCCAAGCTCCCACGTCATCCCAGCTTCCCACGTCAACCCAGCATGCCACATCGGCCCGACCTGCCACATTAGGAATGCCTACAACGTTTGCCACGTTGGCCGTGCCAGCTCAACTGCGCCCTGGATCGCCATCACAGAGGAAGAATAACCAGCAACATGCCGATTCTATGATCAATGCAAAGCCCTTTAACATAGGAAAAGGAATATCATCTGCAGAAGAAGCCCAGACCACTGAATTTGGACCGGTGGATCAGATACTACATCCACACCCGGAACTTTCCCCGCAACCTAAATCAAAACCTGGTATCAATAGAATGTTAACTTTCTTTAACCCTGAATATACTAAAGTTCTTTTGAATGAAGTACAAAACAGGGGAATGCATGTGAACTTGCTAGTTCACATGGAGAATGGCAAGCCGGAGGTCACAGTTACAACCTCTCCTGCACCAGTATTGAGAACTTACAAAAGAAGGACAATGCGAACACCTACAAGACTACCAGAACGTTTGATGCTACCTAACACTCCTGAATTTGCGGCTCAACCACCTCCAGCCAAAGTCCGCAAATTTGCCTTCATTGCACAGTTGGAACTGCAACAGACCACTAAACCAAAAACACCATCTTTTGAAATACCAACTGAGAGACAAAGAAATCCAAGGAGTGCAAGGAACATCTTTCAACAAGCAAGGAATGTAACTGCTGCTGATCAAACAATACTCCCCAAAGATAACTCGCAGGTGGAGCGAAACAAAGGAAAAGGAAACAAAGCTAGTTCAACCTCACTCAATCCAGCTTGGAGATTATCCTTGGATGCAAGGACTATCGCTGAAGCAGAAAACAAAATTGCGCGTGGTGTTGGTCTGAACCAACACACGCTTAGGCCATGAGTTACCTGGCTTGAAACTGTCAAGGCATTCACAATGCCTTGACGGTTTATAAATTACATGATTACACACGTAAATTTAGACCTTCTTTGCTGTTCTTATCTGAAACTTTGGTGACTGTGTCGCACATGACCTTTTTGTGTACTTCGTTAGGTTTTTTTGGTTCTTTCTCTGTTCCTTGTACAGGACATAAAGGTGGCCTCTGCTTGATGTGGACATCCCACCTTAATGTCTCAGTTTTAGTTGCTAATCAGAATGTTATCTATTCCTATATCACTCCAACTCAACCTCAGCTCGCAGCACCTTGGATGTTCACTGGTGTCTATGGACCTCCACAACCTACTCCAAGAACTGCAATGTGGAATTTTTTTGACAACATGATTACTCCACCAACCATCACATGGCTCCTTATGGGAGATTTCAACGAAATTAttgatcaacaacaaaagaaaggaGGGAGGCCTGTTACTAATGGTCAGGTCAGAACGTTCAATAATTTCATAAACTCACATGGCCTTATTGATCTAGGATTTCAGGGAGACACTTTCACCTGgaccaaaaatcaaactgatggCAATTTCATCATGGAGATACTAGACAGAGGCCTTGCAACACAACAATGGCTAGATATCCACCCACAATCACATTTTCCCAGAATAGGATCAGACCATGCTCCACTTATGCTAAATGAAAAATCTTTTCCAAGAAGCCATACAAAAAGTTTCCGATTTGAACACTTGTGGTTTCTCCATCCACAAATGAAAGACGTTGTGATCACAGCCTGGCAACAACACTTTGTGCATGAGGAACCAACCTCGGTGGGGTAGAAATTACTTATAAGAATGAAAGAAACTGCCATAGCCTTACAACATTGGCACAAGCAAACTTTTGGTCACCTACAAGAGCTCCTCAAAGAAGCGGAATTTCAAATACAATTGGATCAATCAAAATGTGCAACAACCACAGGCACTGAATTGATGTTTTGgttacaacaagaaaaggagacTAGAAATTCACACCTACTGCTCCTGCACTGTCATGATGAATACTGGAAACAAAGAGCCATAATTGAGTGGTTGAACAATGGCGATCTCAATACCAGATTCTTCCATACAAAAGATACAATCAACAACAGAATCAACCATATCCACCAGCTCTAGGATACAAACCAAAGATGGGTGTACAACCAAAGACAAATAGTTACAATGATGATACAACACTACAAACAACAATACATAGCAGAACCAACAAGAATAAACATGGAGCTATTTTCCAATGTGACACCAAGAATCTCTCATTTCACCAAGAACGGATCATGAAGCCTCCAACCAGGGAGGAAATACACAAAGCACTTCAAAGTATTGGATCTGAAAAAGCTCCTGGGCCGGATGGATTTAAAGTAAGTTTTTCAAGACATTTTGGGACACAACCAATTCTCAAACTATAGATCTAGTGACTAATTTTCCTGAAAAAGTGGAACTTGAAAACCCATTGAACCACACAAATATTACTCTCATTCCAAAATATGATAATCCAATTTCGGTGAATGAGTATAGACCTATTGGCTTATGCAATGTGGTTTATAATTTATTTCCAAACTTTTGGTAGATAGACTGAGACCAATCCTACAATTCATGATTAGTCCATACCAGAGTGCTTTTGTACCTAATAGAGCAATCCATGACAACATAGCCATTGCCACTGAGTTATTTCATCATATCCGTTCCACACCACCaacaaaaaatccaaaaataaccATGAAGTTAGATATCAAGAAAGCATATGACAGCCTTGATTGGGGTTTTATCAGGCAAACACTATGCTCTCTGGGTTTTCCAGTcaaatttgtggaatatatcatGCTTTGTATAACTTCAGTGACGTATGCTATCAACATCAATGGAACTCCACAAGGCCACATCAAGCCAACAAGAGGACTCAGGCAGGGATACCCTTTGTCCCCTTACATCTTCATCATGTGTGCTGAAATTCTATCTACCAACTTGGCGATTTTGGAAAATCAGGGCAAATTGAAAGGTTTAAGCATTTCGACGAACAGCCCGCCAATACTTCACTTGATGTATGCAGATGACCTGCTTATTACCTGTACGTCAAACAAGGAAACTTGTGACAACTTGAACAAAGTTTTTCACAGCTACTCCAATTCAGCAGGACAACTGACCCAGATGTTCAACATACCAACAACTGCAAACCCACCTAAATATTTAGGTGTGGATTTCAAGATTGGAAGAaactcatcccaaatttttgctCAGCTGCTCCAAAGACTGGAAAGGAAAGCCAAAGGGTGGATGGCAAAATGTCTCAATCAGGCGGGAAGATGGCTACTCATAAACACAAGTCTGATCCCtacaactaatcacattatgCATACCCAGCTACTACCGGCCCATGTTCACCAAAAAATAGACAAGATTGCCAGGAATTTTTTTTTGGGACATGATAGGGCAACCAGAAAACTGCATATGATTGGCAAAGAGAAGCTACACTTACCAATAAAACAAGGAGGACTGGGAATCAGAAATGCAAGGAAACACAATTTTGCACTGTTAGGAAAAAGGGTTTGGCAAATACATGGCAAACCAAACACAATCTGCAACACAATCTACAAAACCAAATACATGGGCCCGGACTCGATCCTGAGAAGAATTCCAACCCCATCAGCAGCAGCTAGCCCTGCATGGAAAAATATAACCAAAATTGCTCACTTTGTGCAGGAAAACTGTGCGATCCAGATTGGAGATGGAAACTCTACCACTCTAAAGGACAAGTGGATACCCATGCATGCACGTTTGCCAAGCTTGGGAAATATGGACAATAATTTAGTAAGTTCTCTAATGGTGCCACACTCTTTTAATTGGAACACTGAATTGTTGGATCAGATTTTCCCCACAAGCATTAGCAGTGCGATTCGAGCCATCCATATTCCAACGAACACGGTGCTGCGATTATGGCCGTCGCAACACCCTTGGAAAAATCACAGCAATCGTGGCGGAAACTTGGGCACTACTCCTAGCTGTAAGGATGGCAGCTACCAAAGAATGGAACAAAATCCATTTCAAAACGGACTCAAAAGCCCTGTTAACCCTAGTTTCGAAAGACCACTCTAAGGTACCATGGATCATTCAAAATATGATACAAGAAATACAACAACATCTTCAACTGCTACAGCCATATATGATAACACACATATACAGGGAAGCGAACCAAGTGGCAGATGGACTTGCAGACTTTGCAGCAGAAAAATAACTACAGCACGGAAATGGAATCAGCAACAACACCTCAGCTCACATTTGGGATCACGCATACCCTGATTTCCTTAATGTAATTGTTATGAATGACTCATTGGGGACTCGTTACCCAAGAAAAGTTCCTGCTTTTTAATAATAAAActtcttcttttcaaaaaaaaatgccaTAGATACTACATAAAGTTTTGATACGGGAATTTATAAGTTTTTATTTCGCCTGCAACTGAATCGAGATTGAGACACTTGGAGAGGCACTAGGATATGCAAGTAGCATCTCTTTGAATCCCATcagttgtgtagctctcttaggTGAGTCTGTTTTATAATAGAAAAGCGTAACTTTCTCCAAGACAATGGCTTTCTTTAACAAAGCTTGCAAGAACTTAAGTTCATTGAGACATCCTTGGGTACCCCGTATttgaacaatcttgagatagtgCAGGCAAGGAAATAACGACCCTACTATCCAATCGCCTCCTGTGTTGTTTGCATTTAACTTTGTCTAAACACCACCAGAAAACGAAAACAATAATtacacaaagaaaaagaaaagttctGACATAACTAAGTATGTTCACAGTGAAGAGAGTTGTACCAGCTCAATTGTTAAGAAAATAGATTCAATATTAGGGGATATCCTGACCAAGTATGCTATCGTATTTATGCAGTTGCTTGACACCCATGTTTCAACCTTCAAAAACCGTAGATTACTGAACTGCAAGTAGGGGTCACCTAGCGAGTCGAGAGATTCCGAGACAACCTTGGAACATAGACAGGTAGCAAAACAAAAGTTACAAAGTTAGATAGCGTCGTAGATACCTCGCACCACAAATTCATATAGTGAAATGTAGCAGGCCAGTGCATGTTAAAAAATAACAAATTATTGAAAATACATTTTATATGTCGAACCAAAGAATTAAAACTTTATACCAATCCATACCTCGAGGAACCCAGGTGAGGACAAAGTAAGATCTGTCACGTTGCTGACTGCTCTTATAAATTTTACCATTCGAGCACTGTACAACTCTTTAACCTCTGTAGCGAGCTCTGAAACATTTTTTGGTAAATCCACTCTATTATCATCACTCACTTTCATTCCAATATCAGCAGTGACTAGAGAAGAAAGGTTCTCTAGAGAATAATCTTGTGACATATAATCTTTGCAGATAAGGGATGTCAGCTTTGGAGCGGATAACTTAACAGTGATGTCATAGTAATCGGTTGACTCACAAACGTCATCACAATTATCCAGATGAAAGTGTTTAAGACCAAGAGAGGAAAAATCGAACTTTATACTGCAATCTGTTAACACCAAAGACTCCAAACCTGGGCAGCTTGAGAAAAGCTTACTAGTTAAGTTTTCGTCCCCAAGTGAGACTCCCTTAAGTTCCAGATATCTTAGCCGGGGGAAATTATACGCTATCATATCAGGCAGAACAAAGGCTGTCAAATCCCTACCAAATCCATAAAACCCCAACGTTGTCAGTGATTTACAGGTGAACAAACAGTCTGGCAATTTAATCACCTCCCTTAACCACATAGTAAGATTTAGCTCTTGAACATTATGCTTAACAGCAGCCATGATCCATGTCACGATATGTCTTGATACGTCGTACTTAAACTCCAAATCACTTAGGAAGTTACCGACGTTTTCCCATTTAAGTTTGAAGGTTTTGATAGTTGATGAACTGTCACGCAAAAGTAGTAATCTATCCACAAAAACAATATATCTATTCAACGCTTCAAACCTATCATCAATTTTCCAAGCCATAGAGTTTTCGGATATTCTTAAAGTAGGTAGAGAAAGCCAAAGATACCTCCATCTTCTCGACAGAAGACAGGTTTGTAGAACATATCCTATGTTTAGGAAAGAAAAAATGTGATGTATTGAGGCATCAGTTAATTCACTAATTCTATCTTTATTACCTTTCTCCGCTACTGATTTTGATCCTTCACCTAAGTCAGCACAACGAAGAGATTGATCACTGTGAGAGCATTGTAATTTCGAATTTCCCGTGAATTCAAAGCGTGGCTCATCTTCTGATTCAGGAAAATCGTCGAACACTTTACCCTCATTATCAGCATTTGTCCCCAAGCTACTAGATTCATGAATTGGTGGTGTTCCTTGCAACAAATCATCAACCATTTCTTCAGAAGCACCGATATTTGGAGGAGGAACTGAAGTATTCGCAGAAGAAATAGACAATCGTTCCATCTGATTGCAACAAGGAGGTTGAATtgcttgagaaaaaaaaaacccattcACATCCCCATCCAGGTTTGGTTGAAGACAAGTAGACGACTTGAAGTCGACTTCAGGATTAACATTCCAAGTATCTTCTGAATCTTTAGGTGAATCGTCGTCGTCCGAGATTTCTTCTTCACCAGTGAGATTCACCACCACGTTATCGATGTtagcttcatccatttccttCTCAGAACTGAAAGGTTCTGACTGATATCAAATAGTTGTGATTCTGAGTTAGAAATTTTTGAGAAAAAATCCAAAAAAGTTGAAGGTGCCGTTTAACTTATAAACTAGTTGAGGAGGGATAAACCCCCAACAATCCTCCGAGTCAGATGAGTAAGAAATAAGTCTGACCGGTTTGGCACGTCTGGTTAGCCTTTTGTTCGCTCTAGCATGACCCTGCGCAAGGATGACACGTATAAAATGTGCTTGCAGAACTTTTCGTCATCTGTTACCACCGAAGCAAAAGGTTTTGTCACTTGAAGTCGAAGAGCAGTGAGTGCAAAGAGTTGTGGGGAGTACGACAAGGATTTGGAGGATGGATTTTCGAGTTTCGCTTTAGCATTGGGAATTAGTTGGGGTTCCTGGCTGAAGGGTCCAGAGTAGGACTGCACATGGGGAGGTTTGGGCGGGTATTAGcaaaaaccaacctcgcacccacagattacggatttttattttcataatcaatccCGCACCCATAAACAGCGGGCAGATTTTGTTATCCGCCCGCTACGGATTGGGCGGGTTTGGGTTTAAACTCGCTTTATATTCAGTAATCATTCACACATTGTTTTAAAGTTTAAATAAACTACTTACTTAAGTTTTTGATAACTTAAAAAAACAAACCATAAACATAACTACACAAGTCTTCGTTGTTAAGCTTAAACAAGTACTCGTGTACATAGTACGCTAgtattttcaataaaaacaagttTAAACAGTACGACTACTTTAAAGTTCAGATTAAAAATTACACAATAAAAATTTCCAGACCAACAGTAAGTTACTCATGTCTCTTATATCATCTTCAAGTATCTCCTCCTAGCATCCTCAAGGATCAAGTAATAGCTGAGAGTCTCATAGAGTTCTCACGTGTAACAGAGTGTGTGAGAAATGCCTCTTATTGGCTGAGTATGAGCTGTTCACAGCCTGTCATGTTAGGATAGCTCTTGTCTTGGTCAGGACTTGTATAAATGCAGGTCTGCATTGTTTTAAGTGTGTATGAAAGAAATCAGACTTTTGTCTTTCAATCAATGATATAATACTACTATGGTATCAGATAAGGCTTCCGCATCAGCCATTAATGGAGTTCAAACTATCAACAatttttcagatctagtttctttAAAACAATCAAAACTTTAATCTGTTTTTCAATTCAATCACTCAATGGCAACATATGAATCAAGAATCTCTCAAGTTCCTCTCAATCAAATTTCACAAATACTCAGTTACAAACTCAAAGATGACAATTTTCTTACATGGAAATCACTTCTTCTACCACTTCTGCGTCGATATAGAGTAAATGGTTTTCTTGATGGATCTTTACCATGTCCACCTTATCTGCTCAATAATGGAGTCAATCCTGGTTATACAGCTTGGCATGATGATGATACTACTCTTGTACTATGGATTCAGATGTCTATCTCTGAATCTGTAATTCCATACGTTGTTGGAGCAGATTCTTCAAAAGATTTATGGGACAATATTGATTCAAGATATGCAAGAAGTTCATCTACACATTCAATTCAACTTCGTCTCAAACTTCAATCCACAAAACTTGGGTCAGGTACAGTTTCTACCTTCCTAagtgaaatcaagaaaataaCAGATGAATTGTTTGCTGCTGGTTCACAGATTCATGATGATGAATTAGTTGTTACTATACTCAATGGGTTAGGCCAAGATTATAGTTCTTTCTGTACATCTATTCGTATTCGCAATCCACCAATCTCTTCAAAGGAACTTCACAATTTGCTTCTTACTgaagaaataattgttacaaataagCAAAAGAATTTACTTACTGAGGCCAATTCAAAGGCATTTGCTGCTACAAGACCTTTTGTTCAAAATTATAAAAGTAATGGCAGAGGTTATCATAATTCTTCAAGACCTGCAGTTCCATACTCTGGATATATCAGACCACCCTCATCTTTTTATCCAAGAGGTTATTCTCAATTTCAGATGCATTCTGCTTCTTCATCCACAACATCACCTCATTTCCATTCAAAACCTCACTATGGTttaacttcttcatcttctgcaCCACCACCAATAACTGACAAGATTTGTCAGATCTGCAACAAAACTGGTCATCTTGCTTTGGAATGTAGACACAGATTAAATTTTGCTTATCAGAACAACTATACTCCTCACAACCTCAGTGCCATGCTTGCTACTGCCAATATCATGGGTGAAAATCCTTGGTATGCTGACTCTGGAGCAAATAGTCATATCACTAATGATGAATCTGAATTG is a genomic window of Papaver somniferum cultivar HN1 unplaced genomic scaffold, ASM357369v1 unplaced-scaffold_137, whole genome shotgun sequence containing:
- the LOC113334976 gene encoding F-box/LRR-repeat protein At3g59190-like, which encodes MDEANIDNVVVNLTGEEEISDDDDSPKDSEDTWNVNPEVDFKSSTCLQPNLDGDVNGFFFSQAIQPPCCNQMERLSISSANTSVPPPNIGASEEMVDDLLQGTPPIHESSSLGTNADNEGKVFDDFPESEDEPRFEFTGNSKLQCSHSDQSLRCADLGEGSKSVAEKGNKDRISELTDASIHHIFSFLNIGYVLQTCLLSRRWRYLWLSLPTLRISENSMAWKIDDRFEALNRYIVFVDRLLLLRDSSSTIKTFKLKWENVGNFLSDLEFKYDVSRHIVTWIMAAVKHNVQELNLTMWLREVIKLPDCLFTCKSLTTLGFYGFGRDLTAFVLPDMIAYNFPRLRYLELKGVSLGDENLTSKLFSSCPGLESLVLTDCSIKFDFSSLGLKHFHLDNCDDVCESTDYYDITVKLSAPKLTSLICKDYMSQDYSLENLSSLVTADIGMKVSDDNRVDLPKNVSELATEVKELYSARMVKFIRAVSNVTDLTLSSPGFLEVVSESLDSLGDPYLQFSNLRFLKVETWVSSNCINTIAYLVRISPNIESIFLTIELTKLNANNTGGDWIVGSLFPCLHYLKIVQIRGTQGCLNELKFLQALLKKAIVLEKVTLFYYKTDSPKRATQLMGFKEMLLAYPSASPSVSISIQLQAK